In Nostoc edaphicum CCNP1411, the sequence CACATATTCAGATGGACAATCCCCAATTAGTAACAGCACTTGATCACAGTCAGCAAAGATTAAGTTCAGCTAGAGAAATCAGTCAAGAATTTGATGTAGAAGTTTCACCTGCAAATCGGATTGATGATGATATAGCTTTGGCAATTAGCCGCACCAGTCGAGAACAAAATGCTAGTTTAATAGTGATGGGTTGGTCGCGGACAACAGGTTTACGTGCCCGCTTATTTGGTAATGTCATTGATAGCGTGTTTTGGTCTTCTCACTGTCCGGTAGCAGTCACCCGCCTATTGAGCAGTCCCAAGACTATCAAAAGAATTCTTGTACCAGTTGGAGATTTAACGCGCCAAACCATCGGTGCTTTAAGGTTTGCTCAAATTTTAGCTGATGTTAATCAGGCGGAAGTTGTGCTGTTACACGTATGCGATCGCAAATCACCCCCGATTCGGGTTGAAAAATTTGTGTCTCAATTGTCTGAAATCGCTTCTAAAAGCCAGTTACAGGTGAATACCAATATCCAAACAATCAAGGGTGATGATGTTGCGAGAGTAGTAATTCGGGAAGCTGAGGCGTTTGATTTAGCAGTATTACGTTCCGTCCGTTATCGCACAGCCGGGGGATTAGCCGTTAGCGAAGTGACAACACAGATGATTCAAGAATTGAAGTGCTCAATTGTGGTGTTGGGAGAGCCTCATTCGTAATATTGGAGTCAACCTAAGTAAAAACAGTTGCGATCGCTTTTGGCTCAGTGATGGGAATCGACAAGAGCGATCGGATCGCATCCAGCCTTCATAAAGATGGCTTTCATTGTTATACCAAATTATGTATGAAGAGACACATAATAATACCCCCCTGTAGTCCAATACAGTTCAGATAAGACCAAAACACTTGTAGAGAGGGCGATTTATCGCGTCTCGAAAACCCACAATTTTGTACAATTAGCCCTTAACCCAAGCGTATTGGGCTTTAGAGGATGTTTGAAAAGTATTTCGCTTTCGCTGTGACTTTAGGCACTTTAGATCCCCCCTAACCCCCCTTAAAAAGCTACGGTGTATACACAAGTCTGAAATAGCTGAAAAACCCAAGGTTTTACCCCACCCTAACCCTCCCTTGCAAAGGGGAGGGGACTAGATTTTCTTGTTTCCCCCCTTGGCAAGGGGGGATTAAGGGGGGTAATTCCACTTGTGTGTACACCGTAGCTTAAAAAGGGGGGAACCGGAATCAAAGTCCCCCTTAAAAAGGGGGATTTAGGGGGATCTAAAATTTTTGATACCGACAAGAGGACTTTTCAAACATCCTCTTAGTCCTCACTACAAACTATGAATATTTCGACAGTCATCATATTATTTTAATCATCGACTTTTTCACGAGAAAAAATGCTGCTTTACCACATCTAGGCGTGAACAGTTCCAATAATCGATGTGGGAGACAATCAAACCATCAGAGTTAAGACCTAATTCACTCCAACCAGGAATAGATATCCGTGGCTTCCAAGGAAGAGGAGTATTCCAACTGAGAGTCCACTCAGTTTTTATTGTGTCTCCTAAACGTTGAATATTCTGTAAGTCCATCTTG encodes:
- a CDS encoding DUF2358 domain-containing protein; its protein translation is MDIIEILKEDYQRFPVNQTYSIYAPDVYFKDPLNKFTGVKRYKEMINFIQTWFLDPKMDLQNIQRLGDTIKTEWTLSWNTPLPWKPRISIPGWSELGLNSDGLIVSHIDYWNCSRLDVVKQHFFS